A window from Chiroxiphia lanceolata isolate bChiLan1 chromosome 3, bChiLan1.pri, whole genome shotgun sequence encodes these proteins:
- the CEP162 gene encoding centrosomal protein of 162 kDa isoform X3 — MLEKFHKDKKDPYLNKEEGTLASDSPDNSEGILGANGNFAKIQNTSQPLGESYENMHVEKMQLQKSNGVAVSLSSDSLEKNDSVLASGPNQSIMGVGLDTLEEKEEKEIFFAKLEQEASSTIDYSRLNKELDSNDSFMLAPFVRNEKTEKGEEEPAYEEKSGSYSEDFEETDDNPTLKAEGNEVNQNIMSEVDLNPQEQEEANTGMLAKVVLLDSQDSTELQKAIETSDVAPGEHDQPEEVSGIEMNDAGTSCGQTTSDIEALHQAYHHVDQSLGDTDEQKLHNSAMAVSEGLGQGISQNNDIYSKNMSTVDSDLPTVEELMKTIKGHSCNIRSFDVEPESPVKLIGSTENDLVSHSPLEDPQSDTVWETNLVEKLDREKSIFLQTRVNDDNFQRVTEKETQTSEVQPREKVVQDSLLSQGSKTKQALRSCSLKNERSESTKPMSYNIRTPAPLHRKKPSYGPHGLVRSSGYGKPSSLSKQSFPVSEKKTPKETFRKTCMKAKSPADRAKSKEALFATRTIRSATNEPTLERSINRVLSGQSVVNSLGHQAVDYQRHELSFSPIKSCDRELYLLKRVQAAEDDLNTARDLIQQLSSKVSQKEKEMETKIVELKTQHEKELSHLGQENYVLQSKLRSMEEMAQEKRWTRHTATVPVSQEKLAQIQKEIEDQEVIIQGYQQENERLYKQMKDLQIQNKKNEERMFKENQCLISELRDLREKIEKTNNQSRIVQDSEPASNRSFTELISELRAAQKEETKLQEEIRHLKQDKQALEVDLVQAKKERNLAKIQITSASSDKSYEFKVMEESYKQEITHLKRRLQWYAENQDLLDKDAARLKDARQEIEKLRLEVEKLRAEAGDQCVQQKKRLQDRAADAKRIQDLERQIREMEGILKRRYPNSLPALIYAAAAAEKTAKTNTVEFLERRIKKLETELEGKDDEAKKSLRAMEQQFQKIKIPYEQRLAELEQLLAYEFMSETPKLNGDKAGSTELQQELQNLKKTHQITVRNLQTEIEKLKSQNSQLKLRSKNDNKDLECTDSKMKQGNAKDRLLKLNEELVTKNKEIQDLTKTVEKLQKERMVMLSDNNLRNITNNKENCTEVVKKNTSATDERNSHYSEPFLSIFNDDKIYQPHTFSDSHLSEVLKENAQLKEELERLSLEMSQQRVKSQAALAYSENNIRRIQEDTAEYIASLKASHQREVEKIVCQHAKEHSTSKVAELNNRISTQEVLIKHLQEQISEQQRHQEALLVSQIREQLLQKEVTKLLEELREAKESQSPEMKHFLCLEKKIKHIETRHAEREQEIQKATQVTHHVTEARQTHEAQKWRRLAQQKNQELEKFRVELDSMLDVLRELQKQGVVIPAPDSSGFRMTDSCWKT, encoded by the exons atgctggaaaaatttCATAAGGACAAGAAGGATCCATACTTAAACAAAGAAGAAGGAACCCTTGCTTCTGACAGTCCAGACAATTCTGAGG GAATTCTTGGAGCCAATGGAAACTTTGCCAAGATACAGAACACTTCACAGCCTCTGGGAGAAAGCTATGAGAATATGCATGTGGAAAAGATGCAGCTTCAGAAAAGTAATGGGGTTGCTGTCTCCTTGAGTAGCgacagcctggaaaaaaatg aTTCAGTTTTAGCTTCTGGGCCTAATCAAAGTATTATGGGAGTTGGATTGGATAccttggaagaaaaagaagaaaaagagatctTCTTTGCCAAACTTGAACAGGAAGCTTCCTCTACTATTGATTATTCAAGATTAAATAAAGAGCTGGATTCTAATGATTCTTTCATGCTAGCACCATTTGTACG aaatgaaaaaactgaaaaaggagaagaagaacCCGCATATGAAGAGAAATCTG GTAGCTACAGTGAAGATTTTGAAGAAACAGATGATAATCCTACCCTTAAAGCTGAGGGAAATGAAGTGAATCAAAACATCATGTCAGAAGTTGATTTAAATCCTCAAGAACAG gaagaagCAAACACTGGCATGCTGGCTAAAG TGGTGTTACTTGATTCACAAGATTCAACAGAACTTCAGAAGGCCATTGAAACATCAGATGTAGCTCCAGGCGAACATGATCAGCCTGAAGAAGTCAGTGGAATTGAAATGAATGATGCAG GTACTTCCTGTGGACAAACCACCAGTGACATTGAAGCGTTACACCAAGCGTATCATCATGTTGATCAGTCCTTGGGAGACACTGATGAGCAGAAATTGCACAATTCTGCAATGGCAGTCTCAGAAGGCTTAGGGCAAGGCATTTCACAAAATAATGACATCTACTCAAAAAACATGTCAACTGTTGATTCAG ATTTACCTACTGTGGAAGAATTGATGAAAACAATTAAAGGACATTCATGTAATATCAGAAGTTTTGATGTGGAGCCTGAAAG TCCCGTGAAACTGATaggcagcacagaaaatgaCCTTGTCAGCCACTCACCCTTGGAAGACCCCCAGAGTGATACAGTTTGGGAGACAAACTTAGTTGAGAAGTtggacagagaaaaaagcatCTTTCTACAGACAAGAGTGAATGATGATAACTTTCAGAGGGTGACTGAGAAAGAAACTCAGACCAGTGAAGTACAGCCAAGAGAAAAGGTAGTACAAGACTCTCTGCTTTCACAAGGCAGCAAAACTAAACAA GCTCTTCGGTCTTGTTCCTTGAAGAATGAAAGATCAGAATCAACTAAACCAATGTCATACAATATCAGAACTCCAGCACCCTTACATAGAAAGAAACCTTCATACGGTCCTCATGGGCTGGTTAGAAGTTCTGGCTATGGGAAACCCAGTTCTCTCTCAAAACAGTCTTTTCCAGTTAGTGAgaagaaaacaccaaaagaaACTTTCAGAAAGACGTGTATGAAAGCCAAAAGTCCTGCAGATAGAGCAAAATCTAAAG AAGCCTTATTTGCTACTAGGACAATCAGATCTGCAACGAATGAACCAACTTTGGAGAGAAGTATTAACAGAGTTTTGTCTGGCCAATCAGTTGTTAATAGTCTTGGACACCAGGCTGTGGATTATCAGAGGCAT GAGTTATCATTTTCTCCTATCAAAAGTTGTGATAGAGAACTGTATTTGTTAAAACGAGTACAAGCTGCAGAGGACGACCTGAACACAGCTCGAGATTTGATTCAACAACTGTCCAGCAAGgtttcacaaaaagaaaaggaaatggagacAAAGATAGTAGAATTGAAAACACAGCATGAAAAAGAACTTTCTCATCTGGGTCAGGAAAATTATGTTCTTCAGAGTAAG ttaAGAAGCATGGAAGAGATGGCTCAAGAAAAGAGATGGACCCGCCATACAGCAACAGTTCCTGTAAGTCAAGAAAAACTGgcacaaatacaaaaagaaattgaagaCCAAGAGGTCATTATTCAAGGTTATCAACAG GAAAATGAGAGGTTatacaaacaaatgaaagatttacaaatccaaaacaaaaaaaatgaggaacGAATGTTTAAGGAGAATCAGTGTTTAATATCTGAATTAAGAGACCTAAG AGAAAAGATAGAGAAGACTAATAACCAGTCACGAATTGTACAGGATTCTGAACCAGCCAGCAATCGGAGTTTCACAGAATTGATTTCAGAGCTTCGAGCAGCACAG aaagaagaaactaaatTACAAGAAGAGATAAGACATCTCAAACAAGATAAGCAAGCTCTTGAGGTAGACTTGGTACAAgcaaagaaggagagaaatttAGCAAAAATCCAGATTACATCTGCATCAA GTGATAAATCTTATGAATTTAAGGTTATGGAAGAATCATACAAACAGGAAATTactcatttaaaaagaagactTCAGTGGTATGCAGAAAATCAAGATCTTCTGGATAAAGATGCAGCCCGTCTTAAAGATGCAAGACAAGAAATTGAGAAACTAAGACTAGAG GTTGAGAAGCTGAGAGCTGAAGCAGGAGATCAGTGTGTGCAACAGAAGAAACGTTTGCAAGACAGAGCAGCAGATGCTAAAAGAATTCAGGATCTTGAGCGACAG ATCAGAGAAATGGAAGGAATTCTAAAAAGAAGGTATCCAAATTCTTTGCCTGCTTTGAtttatgctgctgctgctgctgagaaaacggctaaaacaaacacagttgAATTTTTGgagagaagaataaagaaattagAAACAGAACTTGAAGGTAAAGATGATGAAGCTAAGAAAAGTCTCCGTGCCATGGAACAacaatttcaaaaaataaag ATACCGTATGAGCAAAGACTTGCAGAGCTTGAGCAACTGCTTGCCTATGAATTTATGAGTGAAACACCAAAACTGAATGGCGATAAAGCTGGTTCTACAGAACTTCAGCAGGAGCTTCAGAATCTAAAGAAGACCCATCAAATCACTGTTAGAAACCTCCAGACAGAAATTGAAAAACTTAAAAGTCAAAATTCCCAATTAAAACTCAGAAGTAAAAATGATAATAAAGACTTAGAGTGCACAGACTCTAAAATGAAACAAGGTAACGCAAAAGACAGATTGTTAAAACTAAATGAAGAACTGGTcaccaaaaataaagaaatacaagacCTAACAAAAACTGTAGAGaaacttcaaaaagaaaggATGGTGATGCTGTCTGATAATAATTTGAGAAATATAACCAATAATAAGGAAAACTGTACAGAAGTCGTGAAAAAGAATACCTCAGCAACGGATGAAAGGAATTCCCACTACAGTGAACCCTTTCTAAGCATTTTCAATGATGACAAAATATACCAACCACATACCTTTTCTGATTCTCATCTCTCAgaagttctgaaagaaaatgcacagctgaaagaggagctggagagatTGTCTCTAGAAATGAGCCAGCAGCGGGTGAAGTCTCAAGCAGCACTGGcttattctgaaaataacatACGAAG AATACAGGAGGACACAGCAGAATACATTGCATCTCTGAAAGCTTCCCATCAGAGGGAAGTGGAGAAGATTGTTTGCCAGCATGCAAAGGAGCACTCTACTTCTAAAGTAGCTGAACTAAACAACAGAATTTCAACACAAGAG GTGTTAATAAAACATCTTCAAGAACAAATCAGTGAACAACAGAGACATCAGGAAGCTCTTTTAGTTTCACAGATACGAGAGCAACTCCTACAAAAAGAG GTGACAAAATTGTTGGAAGAACTGAGAGAGGCTAAGGAGAGCCAGAGtcctgaaatgaaacatttcttgtgcctggaaaagaaaatcaagcatATAGAGACCAGACATGCAGAAAGAGAGCAAGAAATTCAAAAG GCAACCCAAGTAACACATCATGTTACTGAAGCAAGGCAAACCCATGAGGCTCAGAAGTGGCGAAGACTGGCACAGCAGAAGAATCAAGAACTGGAGAAATTTCGAGTGGAATTGGATTCAATGTTAGATGTTTTACGTGAACTGCAGAAACAAGGGGTTGTTATTCCTGCACCTGATTCCAGTGGATTCAGAATGACGGACAGCTGCTGGAAGACATGA
- the CEP162 gene encoding centrosomal protein of 162 kDa isoform X1 yields MAHRFSKEDLDEQFEEFLKESLSDDSLGNSKKKSSILETLGQPREKGRKKKNSMPWWMSEEDLDDGGILGANGNFAKIQNTSQPLGESYENMHVEKMQLQKSNGVAVSLSSDSLEKNDSVLASGPNQSIMGVGLDTLEEKEEKEIFFAKLEQEASSTIDYSRLNKELDSNDSFMLAPFVRNEKTEKGEEEPAYEEKSGSYSEDFEETDDNPTLKAEGNEVNQNIMSEVDLNPQEQEEANTGMLAKVVLLDSQDSTELQKAIETSDVAPGEHDQPEEVSGIEMNDAGTSCGQTTSDIEALHQAYHHVDQSLGDTDEQKLHNSAMAVSEGLGQGISQNNDIYSKNMSTVDSDLPTVEELMKTIKGHSCNIRSFDVEPESPVKLIGSTENDLVSHSPLEDPQSDTVWETNLVEKLDREKSIFLQTRVNDDNFQRVTEKETQTSEVQPREKVVQDSLLSQGSKTKQALRSCSLKNERSESTKPMSYNIRTPAPLHRKKPSYGPHGLVRSSGYGKPSSLSKQSFPVSEKKTPKETFRKTCMKAKSPADRAKSKEALFATRTIRSATNEPTLERSINRVLSGQSVVNSLGHQAVDYQRHELSFSPIKSCDRELYLLKRVQAAEDDLNTARDLIQQLSSKVSQKEKEMETKIVELKTQHEKELSHLGQENYVLQSKLRSMEEMAQEKRWTRHTATVPVSQEKLAQIQKEIEDQEVIIQGYQQENERLYKQMKDLQIQNKKNEERMFKENQCLISELRDLREKIEKTNNQSRIVQDSEPASNRSFTELISELRAAQKEETKLQEEIRHLKQDKQALEVDLVQAKKERNLAKIQITSASSDKSYEFKVMEESYKQEITHLKRRLQWYAENQDLLDKDAARLKDARQEIEKLRLEVEKLRAEAGDQCVQQKKRLQDRAADAKRIQDLERQIREMEGILKRRYPNSLPALIYAAAAAEKTAKTNTVEFLERRIKKLETELEGKDDEAKKSLRAMEQQFQKIKIPYEQRLAELEQLLAYEFMSETPKLNGDKAGSTELQQELQNLKKTHQITVRNLQTEIEKLKSQNSQLKLRSKNDNKDLECTDSKMKQGNAKDRLLKLNEELVTKNKEIQDLTKTVEKLQKERMVMLSDNNLRNITNNKENCTEVVKKNTSATDERNSHYSEPFLSIFNDDKIYQPHTFSDSHLSEVLKENAQLKEELERLSLEMSQQRVKSQAALAYSENNIRRIQEDTAEYIASLKASHQREVEKIVCQHAKEHSTSKVAELNNRISTQEVLIKHLQEQISEQQRHQEALLVSQIREQLLQKEVTKLLEELREAKESQSPEMKHFLCLEKKIKHIETRHAEREQEIQKATQVTHHVTEARQTHEAQKWRRLAQQKNQELEKFRVELDSMLDVLRELQKQGVVIPAPDSSGFRMTDSCWKT; encoded by the exons GAATTCTTGGAGCCAATGGAAACTTTGCCAAGATACAGAACACTTCACAGCCTCTGGGAGAAAGCTATGAGAATATGCATGTGGAAAAGATGCAGCTTCAGAAAAGTAATGGGGTTGCTGTCTCCTTGAGTAGCgacagcctggaaaaaaatg aTTCAGTTTTAGCTTCTGGGCCTAATCAAAGTATTATGGGAGTTGGATTGGATAccttggaagaaaaagaagaaaaagagatctTCTTTGCCAAACTTGAACAGGAAGCTTCCTCTACTATTGATTATTCAAGATTAAATAAAGAGCTGGATTCTAATGATTCTTTCATGCTAGCACCATTTGTACG aaatgaaaaaactgaaaaaggagaagaagaacCCGCATATGAAGAGAAATCTG GTAGCTACAGTGAAGATTTTGAAGAAACAGATGATAATCCTACCCTTAAAGCTGAGGGAAATGAAGTGAATCAAAACATCATGTCAGAAGTTGATTTAAATCCTCAAGAACAG gaagaagCAAACACTGGCATGCTGGCTAAAG TGGTGTTACTTGATTCACAAGATTCAACAGAACTTCAGAAGGCCATTGAAACATCAGATGTAGCTCCAGGCGAACATGATCAGCCTGAAGAAGTCAGTGGAATTGAAATGAATGATGCAG GTACTTCCTGTGGACAAACCACCAGTGACATTGAAGCGTTACACCAAGCGTATCATCATGTTGATCAGTCCTTGGGAGACACTGATGAGCAGAAATTGCACAATTCTGCAATGGCAGTCTCAGAAGGCTTAGGGCAAGGCATTTCACAAAATAATGACATCTACTCAAAAAACATGTCAACTGTTGATTCAG ATTTACCTACTGTGGAAGAATTGATGAAAACAATTAAAGGACATTCATGTAATATCAGAAGTTTTGATGTGGAGCCTGAAAG TCCCGTGAAACTGATaggcagcacagaaaatgaCCTTGTCAGCCACTCACCCTTGGAAGACCCCCAGAGTGATACAGTTTGGGAGACAAACTTAGTTGAGAAGTtggacagagaaaaaagcatCTTTCTACAGACAAGAGTGAATGATGATAACTTTCAGAGGGTGACTGAGAAAGAAACTCAGACCAGTGAAGTACAGCCAAGAGAAAAGGTAGTACAAGACTCTCTGCTTTCACAAGGCAGCAAAACTAAACAA GCTCTTCGGTCTTGTTCCTTGAAGAATGAAAGATCAGAATCAACTAAACCAATGTCATACAATATCAGAACTCCAGCACCCTTACATAGAAAGAAACCTTCATACGGTCCTCATGGGCTGGTTAGAAGTTCTGGCTATGGGAAACCCAGTTCTCTCTCAAAACAGTCTTTTCCAGTTAGTGAgaagaaaacaccaaaagaaACTTTCAGAAAGACGTGTATGAAAGCCAAAAGTCCTGCAGATAGAGCAAAATCTAAAG AAGCCTTATTTGCTACTAGGACAATCAGATCTGCAACGAATGAACCAACTTTGGAGAGAAGTATTAACAGAGTTTTGTCTGGCCAATCAGTTGTTAATAGTCTTGGACACCAGGCTGTGGATTATCAGAGGCAT GAGTTATCATTTTCTCCTATCAAAAGTTGTGATAGAGAACTGTATTTGTTAAAACGAGTACAAGCTGCAGAGGACGACCTGAACACAGCTCGAGATTTGATTCAACAACTGTCCAGCAAGgtttcacaaaaagaaaaggaaatggagacAAAGATAGTAGAATTGAAAACACAGCATGAAAAAGAACTTTCTCATCTGGGTCAGGAAAATTATGTTCTTCAGAGTAAG ttaAGAAGCATGGAAGAGATGGCTCAAGAAAAGAGATGGACCCGCCATACAGCAACAGTTCCTGTAAGTCAAGAAAAACTGgcacaaatacaaaaagaaattgaagaCCAAGAGGTCATTATTCAAGGTTATCAACAG GAAAATGAGAGGTTatacaaacaaatgaaagatttacaaatccaaaacaaaaaaaatgaggaacGAATGTTTAAGGAGAATCAGTGTTTAATATCTGAATTAAGAGACCTAAG AGAAAAGATAGAGAAGACTAATAACCAGTCACGAATTGTACAGGATTCTGAACCAGCCAGCAATCGGAGTTTCACAGAATTGATTTCAGAGCTTCGAGCAGCACAG aaagaagaaactaaatTACAAGAAGAGATAAGACATCTCAAACAAGATAAGCAAGCTCTTGAGGTAGACTTGGTACAAgcaaagaaggagagaaatttAGCAAAAATCCAGATTACATCTGCATCAA GTGATAAATCTTATGAATTTAAGGTTATGGAAGAATCATACAAACAGGAAATTactcatttaaaaagaagactTCAGTGGTATGCAGAAAATCAAGATCTTCTGGATAAAGATGCAGCCCGTCTTAAAGATGCAAGACAAGAAATTGAGAAACTAAGACTAGAG GTTGAGAAGCTGAGAGCTGAAGCAGGAGATCAGTGTGTGCAACAGAAGAAACGTTTGCAAGACAGAGCAGCAGATGCTAAAAGAATTCAGGATCTTGAGCGACAG ATCAGAGAAATGGAAGGAATTCTAAAAAGAAGGTATCCAAATTCTTTGCCTGCTTTGAtttatgctgctgctgctgctgagaaaacggctaaaacaaacacagttgAATTTTTGgagagaagaataaagaaattagAAACAGAACTTGAAGGTAAAGATGATGAAGCTAAGAAAAGTCTCCGTGCCATGGAACAacaatttcaaaaaataaag ATACCGTATGAGCAAAGACTTGCAGAGCTTGAGCAACTGCTTGCCTATGAATTTATGAGTGAAACACCAAAACTGAATGGCGATAAAGCTGGTTCTACAGAACTTCAGCAGGAGCTTCAGAATCTAAAGAAGACCCATCAAATCACTGTTAGAAACCTCCAGACAGAAATTGAAAAACTTAAAAGTCAAAATTCCCAATTAAAACTCAGAAGTAAAAATGATAATAAAGACTTAGAGTGCACAGACTCTAAAATGAAACAAGGTAACGCAAAAGACAGATTGTTAAAACTAAATGAAGAACTGGTcaccaaaaataaagaaatacaagacCTAACAAAAACTGTAGAGaaacttcaaaaagaaaggATGGTGATGCTGTCTGATAATAATTTGAGAAATATAACCAATAATAAGGAAAACTGTACAGAAGTCGTGAAAAAGAATACCTCAGCAACGGATGAAAGGAATTCCCACTACAGTGAACCCTTTCTAAGCATTTTCAATGATGACAAAATATACCAACCACATACCTTTTCTGATTCTCATCTCTCAgaagttctgaaagaaaatgcacagctgaaagaggagctggagagatTGTCTCTAGAAATGAGCCAGCAGCGGGTGAAGTCTCAAGCAGCACTGGcttattctgaaaataacatACGAAG AATACAGGAGGACACAGCAGAATACATTGCATCTCTGAAAGCTTCCCATCAGAGGGAAGTGGAGAAGATTGTTTGCCAGCATGCAAAGGAGCACTCTACTTCTAAAGTAGCTGAACTAAACAACAGAATTTCAACACAAGAG GTGTTAATAAAACATCTTCAAGAACAAATCAGTGAACAACAGAGACATCAGGAAGCTCTTTTAGTTTCACAGATACGAGAGCAACTCCTACAAAAAGAG GTGACAAAATTGTTGGAAGAACTGAGAGAGGCTAAGGAGAGCCAGAGtcctgaaatgaaacatttcttgtgcctggaaaagaaaatcaagcatATAGAGACCAGACATGCAGAAAGAGAGCAAGAAATTCAAAAG GCAACCCAAGTAACACATCATGTTACTGAAGCAAGGCAAACCCATGAGGCTCAGAAGTGGCGAAGACTGGCACAGCAGAAGAATCAAGAACTGGAGAAATTTCGAGTGGAATTGGATTCAATGTTAGATGTTTTACGTGAACTGCAGAAACAAGGGGTTGTTATTCCTGCACCTGATTCCAGTGGATTCAGAATGACGGACAGCTGCTGGAAGACATGA